The DNA sequence TCATCTCTATATACTATGCTGAATTGTCCTTCCTTCCAGGCTGCCAGGACCTGTGGGGCCCTGAGGGCAACCTGCACCATTCAAAGTTTGTTCTGTGAGGATGCTCCATTTTTCCTCAAGTGATACTCTGCTGGGAGCCAGCTAAGAGTTGTCTTCCTGCTAGTTACTTCATGCTGAGCTAACCAGCTCAAGTGTCTGACACAGACTGGGAGTAGGTTTGAGACAGCTTTGTGTGGAATGAAAGGTTTGAGACAGCTTTGtgtggaatgaaaaggaaagattaagatcaggtgaggagagaggaagagtgagccTAGAAATGGAgcagaatttctctctctctggtagtggtgatagccTGTGATCAATGCTATCTGCCTGGAAGCaagttttttctcctcctttggtATAagataacaatctctctctctctctctctctctctctctctctctctctctctctctctctctctctctctctctctctctctctctctctctctctctctctggtagtggtgatggcctGTGATCAATGCTCTCTGCCTGGAAGCaagttttttctcatcctttggtataagataaacaaaattatcatggtgttTATTAATCTACATTGGTGCGAAGGGAAACTTACACCAGCAACAAGCAACCCAAGAGAGATCTGATGAGGATTACAATTTGTTTAGATTAAAAAACCAACAGTTTACTTGTCcctgctactcctgctgctcACTGTACTGTGGGTGAAGCAAAGGCTGCACCTTCCCCATTCTGCCTTGTATTTGTATGTTATAATTTGTTCCCacagacaatatatatataaatattttcatgtttatattaAATTTAATATAAAAAGATTGTGGTACCCAAGTACTAGCTTAATAAAAAGCACACAAAAATGATAAGTCCCTTTGTGATACAGAAACATTACTGAGGAAAATTTCTGGGAACACTGTTGTAAGGGAAAAAATTATGGTACGGAGAAATGCCAGGAACAATGAAACCACTTGTGATTGATACGTtgataggggaaaaaaatgtgaggtACAAATACAAGGTAGAGCAGGAAGGAGCAGCAGTGGTGCCACTCACAGATCTGATGTCATAGCACCAAGAAGGCAAGCATTGGGTGACAGTAACAAGTCAACTGTCAAAATAGTGGGCAAAAAAGTTACAATCTCCATCAGATTTCTTagactagttgttgttgttgtacatcTCTGCCTTTTGCACCAACATTGATTAATACATGCTATTTGATTATCTTGTctactttatatgggaaaaatcaagaaaaatacaTCCTTCCAGGCAGCAAGCATACAAACAGTGCATATAGATACCACTTCCCCAAAAAGCAAGAATTCTGTAAGATATTTTGTAGAAAGGCTTTATGGAATGCACTATGTTATACAGATCATACTAGCAAGTTTTGAAGGTCATACTAAGTTCCTCATTAGCTGTGATGACAGCCACATCCCCAAGACAATGAGTTGTGTGTTATTGCAAGCAGATCCCCTTAATCCTAGTAGTAACTAACCTCTTCATACCAGCAGGCTCATCACAAGCCTACAGCCATCACTAGCTCACTATCAGGAGccacaacatgaacaacaacaatcagtaataacagtaatacatATAGCAGTAATACATGTACAGTCAAGCTTCAGGAAGCAAGGAGTGAAATGTGATCCAAGCCAATGTAGACattaaagacaaaagaaaaaaatgtctgaaCACAAGACATAGCTTGTTGggtgtaaaataataaataaacaatgggATATCAGCCAGACAACAAATGCACAAAGGGTTTTCTAAAGGGCCATGCCATGCTGCACATGTACTATCAATAATAAATTCCATGCATGGGTAAGGCAGGGCAATGCAGATCTGCCCAGCACTTTCTGCCTCTCCAGAGAATGgacatgagggagggagggagggaggacataATGAAAAAGGGAGCCTATAATGATCTAAGGACAAAGCTACTTACTTGCTCATTCAGCCAGGCCTCCATCTCTTCAAAGTCACTGTCTTTCTGTTGCTGaaaaaacgtacacacacaaaagcaccaCATTAGCAGAGGGatcaaaaaaaacaccaaagtaaCATCTGGCCTTAAAGTGTTAGGGGTTGCAGTGCTAACAGCTGCCTAGTGAGTGTCAGGAGCAAATCTTTAGTTTAAAAAAATTCTAGGGAATTATTAATCTGTGcaaaatgtttgtattttgatGTCAGTAATTCTaatatatttcatctatttaaatTTCAAATTTCAGATCTGTTAACTTACTAGAGGCAACACTGCTTACTACTGCCGTGGTCCATGACATCTACACTGCGCACACACATGCATGTGTGTCTACATACTTACACTACACACGCAGGCAAGGGTTATCATCTAATACTTCCTTCTCACAAAGTCTTGTATCTAAATTGTCAATGTGTTAAAGAGTTCACTTTCCTCAAAGGGCAATACATCTTGCAGCAACACTATTAATATATTAAAAGTCCACCCTAAAACAACACAATGCCTATTTACTTTGGACTGGCTTGAGTATTCAAATGACTGCATAGAACCAAGTGACCTGACAAGGAATCTGTAAACTGCACTGATGTCTGGGACACCAATCCCTCTTTGGTCATGAAGGTGGGCACACCAAGAGGCACCAAGAAGTCACagaaaaaggaacagaagaaaatcTAGAATGACAAACAATTTCAAGAATCACTATTCAATGTGTTACAAAGTGCCATTCAAAAATTAATCCTTAATAAGTGCCATTCAAAAATTATAACAATTAAGGAAATGTCCACTGTCTGATcatgaaagaaacacaaacatgaTAGTGACAAATCATGTAACAGTATTTGGAACACTGAAGCCTCAAACTGTGTCACGGGGAAGATGCAAACATGTGCATCCAAACATTTGGAGCAGGAATCAAGAGCCGTAGGAATCAAGAGCTGTGCTTCTGTGAAATAGTTTTCATAGCGATTTGAAGCCAGGAATAAATTAGTTTTCATAGCGATTTGAAGCCAGGAATAAATTTAAGACGGTTAAGAAAAACTAATCACACTGGAAGTGACATAGTCCAAAAGTTACCTACTTATTATTCATTAcctatgactgtgtgtgtgtgtgtgtgtgtgtaatgtggaTACAACATGAATTGTATAACTGAGCAGACTCACTAATTTTTCTCCAATGAACTTGTGTTGTTTCAGGGCTTCTCTGCTATGAAGATAAAGCACCACTGGTTTTGTCCCTACAAGACTGTTACATTTTGCTACACATAACTGAACTcggcaaaacacaaaaattctaCCTCAGCACTGGTTGAGTTTACAGGCTCCACTACCCTATCAGGTACACAGCACTGAGTCAGAGCAGCATCAGATTAATTGCTGACAGGCACAGAGGCCTGCATGCCATGCCTGGTGGCTGTAGGATCCACTCAATTTACACTGCTGGCAGTTTATTCATGTTCATTTCTCTGCATATTACCTCTGAGAAATGCCATGACAATAACTCAAAGGTACTCTACTTCTGCATTTTGATGctaaagaagaaagattaaatAATTTTCAGTCCTTTCATTCAATAAAAGACTGGAAAACAGACCAAAAGGCACCACTGAGCAATAGGTGTCTTGTCTGAGGTCACCATTCACCAGTGAGACAATGCAGCATAACTTGAGGACTCCAGCAGCACTAAGAAGCACGTGTTACTCAAAGGATGTGAGTAGCCATCATAAAAGCCAATCAGGGCCATCTATGGagttaatgacaaaaaaaacgctaactcttctctttttctccttaccCACAGCGACTCCTGAGCTCCAACACAGCCAAGAACAACAATgccgggaaaaaaataaatcagtcaAATTCCTTAACTtgtcttccattctttcctctcagCTGGAAAGTGtgagtgtatgtttgtgtgtgtgtgtgtgtgtgtgtatgtgtgaaagaTGGACTCATGGAGTGGATGTGTAAGATTCATGCCAAATGGGTACGCTACATTACTAATAATCAACTAGAGGGGAGTTTGGGGAGTGGGATCAGGGAACAGTTACTACTAGTGGAATAAACATAACCATAAGTACACATGTGCAAAACATTGGTGCAGGTGAAATATGACCTCCCGAGGTGGCAAATGATGCAACCTTAATACTGGTATCCATCTGGCTGACTTAACTCACTCTTTCATGTGTTGCCATTCATTATATTTAGAAGTCCCCTCCTCATCTTACTTTATTGTAATCAAATTGCTGTGTCTTCAACTTTAACTCTGATGGCACGTAAGCTAATTTTAACAAAATAACTATTGAGTGCAGCTAAATCATtcataaaatattttctttagtaCTGTCATAAGAGAACTGTCATAAGTACTTAACATTAATCAATGAAGCGTTATATCACAGAAAATGTGCTGTTTAACCAACAAAATATTACTGAGTAAAGAAAAGACCTGGCTTCAGTGAGGGAATCTTTTGTCGAATCAAAGCAAACTTTTATCAATTTCAACAAAACAAACGTAATCATTACATATGCACACATCTCGACTAGCAACTGGATCTAAGTTCATAAAGAGATAATCTATCCCAACCTCCTCCACTGGGTCAGGAGTTGAGACCCAAGCAtgaggaagattcaagagtgatCACACTGTTTATCATCATTCATATCATCAGAGATCAAGTATCATTCCAAAGCACTACAAACATTCACAGCCAAATGCCaatcacagcagcagcacaaagCAAATTATGGATTTCGTAAACTGAACAGGGAATTATATGCTGATGGCAATACCAACGTGAAGGTAAGCGTTCATTTGCCACTATAAAAGAGGAGGTGGTCTAGGCTGCTTAAATGAGAGGGGCATTTAGGATGCCAGGCAAGGGAGAGAGGACAAGTACTCACAGGATTGTGCCGCACCTGGGCCACACGCcccagggaggagggggtggtgtCTGCTTCAGTGTTGTCCTGAtaagtgctgctgctgttggaagGGAGGTAAGGTTAGTCAAATCTATTCCAGATATTAAAGCTTATCTATCAATATCTGATACAGTAAAAGAGTCGGCATTAATTCCTGTCCATACATTCTCTCCTTGCTTGCTCTGATCACTTCAGTCTCCTCAGAAATAAGGACTTAACATTTAATGCAAGCTCCATTTAAAAGGAGCAAAAAATTTTTAATTGACCATCATTCAACAAATACGAAAAAAACGTGTTCcttaatatgaagaaaaaaatgttcaggGAGAAGAAACATTTAGTACAGTTCAAGATGGCAAGTGTCAGGATGCCACATACCTTTAAGATGGAAAGACAAAATTTGTAACACAACTCACAACCTGTACACCCTGTTCAGAACCAAGCTGCAAGATTATACTGTATACTCAAACACTAATGACAGAAACAGCTGGTAGCTCAGGCAAGGAACTTTACACAAGAGTATTTTATTGACAGATCATGCTATCACCTGGTTTTGGTGTTTTCATAAGTGGCTGTCCGGGACTGAGCGAACATGTCAAAGTCTGCATCTTCATTCTTCTTGACCTTCTGAGGAGAAGCACCCACAGCTGAAAGTGAGGACAGATGTCAGAATGCAAAGCTGTGAAAACCTGCAACTCTTCCACTGTGACAGAAAAAACAGGATAAGGTGGTGTGAGGATCCACAACTCAAACAACAAGGATTACTTACAATAGGTGATAGGTGATGATTTACACTACCAAGGAATTACATATCAGCTTAAAAACTCTGCACCACTCAATACATAgtaaatatatatttcttattccATATTTCTTCATCTTGACTCAACCTTTGGCAATATCTAAGAACTCAATTCCAAAGTTACATAAACCTACACATGTTGATAAACACAAATCAACAGGTCATGGTACAATCAACAGAGGATCAGAAACAAAAAATTGGACAGGAGATGCTAGTGTCAAGACTGGCCTGGTGTTATACTGAGGGATGCCAGCTGTGCCGAGGGAGCTTCATCAGCCAGGTCAATGAGGGAGACTTCTGGGGTCTGCTGCTGGGGGGGTGGCACGGCCGGTTGGGTCTGAGGAGGCGTCTTGCTGGGACTGCCGGCGCTCTTAACCTTACTCATGTAACGGTCATACCTGTGGCAAGGGAGAAGTTTGAAGTTGatacaaaacacactagtgCAATGTGAATACAAATACACAACAATGAATACCATCAGACAGATCTGGACATAGAAAAGTGTGAAGATTGAAGTTTAAATATATGAAGGAAATGACAGATGatatataacacaaaaaataaaatacaaatacaaagctCTGGCAAAATGCATGTGAAACAGAACATAATGAAAGTTTTAGACACATGACAAGAAAGACCAAAATGAAAGGGTCAATATATGTTGGAAATGAAGACATATTCACTTCTGATGTTGCAATGTGAAGGAGACAACTCACCTGATGAAGAGGTTGTTGAGGTTGTCATTTATCCTCAGGAGGTCAGCAGTGAGGAGGTCATCGCTGACACGACCCACCAGCTCCACCACCCGCTGCTGCATGGCACGGCAGGTGGCATGCAGCTCCTGTAATACACGCACACCTGTATTTACCTGCTACCTGCCGTACACAGACATAagaggtagatgaatggaacagactcagaaaaagaagataagacatATTTATTGATGGaaatgatgggtggaaataggtaggtatgtttcacacagggactgccacatgtaggcctgatggctacTTGCAGCTCCCTTTACTTTTCTGTCCTTGTGCTCTTATATGTTGGGATGAgctgcaggtggtggtgtgtgcaaCGAAGATCCACAACTTGACTAAGGATTTCAATTTCAAATGTTTCAGTGTCACTTGAACTTTTAATGTGCTATGGTGGAAGTCCTGGTTTGCAATGGTGCTTTTATAATTCTAGTAGAGGTGTGTGCAAGGAACATCCACAATTTAAAGACTAAGGACTTGAATTTCAAATGTTTCAGTGTGTTACTTCAACTTTTTTTAATATGCCTTTATGGAAGTTCTGGTTTTAAAAGGGTTCTTTTGCAAGGATACTTTGATCATCCTATTATCTAGTGgttcaacaaggattctgccCCACCAGCAAGAAAGAACATCCCATGAAAACTCAACTGACCATATCTGTGGCCTATGAAAACAGTCCTAATAAGAGCCCACAAAACCCTTCAAAATACAGGCTTAAGCTGGATAAAAACAGATATGAACATGGGACAAATCAGTtgcaagagggagatttcaagacacttaacatTTTTtgatgatccttttgacctttcttttgagaCTGGCATTCTCAGTGCCCCTTACCAGtgctctctcttacataaaaaaaacaagtatgaCTCCAATTCAGTATACAATACCAAAgcaaacacacatgcacacacacacctggagcaGCTGTAGGTCCTCCTGATGCTCCTTTCCTGGACTCAACTCAGTCAGCATCTCTGCCAACACCTTTGCATTGGACTCTACCACATCCAGCTCACTGTGCAGTTTGGCCCGTTGCTCAGCAGTCAGTGTGGTGGGGGCAGCAGGGGAGGTGGGGGCAGGGGGAGCAGGGTGGTGGGGGGCCTGGCGACGTGGTGAGGTGGCCATCATGCCCCCACCAGTGCCAGAGGTGGGTGGACGGGTGATGGTGCGTGGCTCTGGGGCTCCTGAGGTCTGtgttaaagagaaagagggggaaggtgCTCTTATGTTCATATTCTCAAATGTTACAGTGTCTTAAATAGTTTTAGCAAATTCTAGTGAAAGGTAAGAGTTTTTAAGAGTGTCTTATGTTGAAGAAAGAGATGCTCATATGTCCATTCTCAAAAGTATCAGTGTCTTATCTCAACCAGCTTTAGCAGACTCTTAGCAGGTTACAGTAAAGGTTATAAGAGTTTGTAAGAGTGTTGTCATGTGTTAGAGAAGATTTATGTCcatattttcaagtgtttcagTGTCTTGTTTAAATTACTCTTAGGAGGTAATGGTGAAAGTTGTAGGGTTTTAAGTGCTGTCATGACTGTAATGATAGTTCAAcatggattctgcatcattaataagaagaaaaacattgtGAGAAGCCAATTAACCTTCCCTattctctatggcctttgaaaaaattGTCCTAATAAAGCTAAAAAGGCATCTAAGAATataagctttaataataaaagCATCTAAAAATATAagccttaataataataaagactcAAAACTTGTGCTTCTCAATACTTCAAAATTTTGGCAACGTCTCTAAAGTTCCACTATCACATTAGCCTTCACAGGATATGAGGAGCAGAGCAACATACCCTCTGAGGAGTGATGATTGGTGCCATGGTGTCAAGGTTGGTGGCTGGGAACTCCACTCCCTTATGCTTCAACTCAGCATACACCTAAAACACACGAACACTTGTAATATTCATATACACTCATGACACAATGCCAAATATTTTCCATGCCTGTAAGCTGTCTTCATAACTCTGCATTCCCTCCAAACACACTGCAGCACACTCATGTATCTTGAACACagaggaaaaattatatgaTACCTGCTAATTCATCTGAGTAAGTGTAGGAAATCTTTTCAACCAATAACCATCCTACAGGCGATAAAAAGCTTGAATTATTCCCTACAGGCACTAAGAAACTTGAATTATTCCATCACTCGTTTTGCTGTCAGTAGTGTACTTCAAAATCATACTCTTAATCTGTATTGCAACATTTCACTAAACTTGACATGAACCAAACACAATCAAATAGTTAAAAAGtctgcaataacaataacaagcatgagacaggcagacagacagacacagagagagagagagagagagagagagagagagagagagagagagagagagagagagagagagagagagagagagagagagagagagagagagagagagagagagagagagagagagagagagagagagagagagagagagagagagagagagagagagagagagagagagagagagagagagagagagagagagaaacttacctGACTCACACCTGACAGCTCTGGTTGGTGTCTGAAGGCATCTGCCCAAGCCTGGATGAGGGACAGGACCTTCTCCTGTACAGACGGTGGTGGTTCATTCTTGGGACCTGGCGGTGGAGGAAGGCACCGGGGTGAgatgagaagagatgagaagttGTATGTTGCAGTGTAAGAAGgttaagagaaggaagtaaaacagaaagattagaagaaaatgaaagatggtTGATGCATTGTGAAAGGGGAAAGTCAATGAAATGAAGCTGGGATGAGATGAGAAATGGTGAGGATAGCAGTATGACAGTGTTATGAGAATTCAGGTAAgttagtgaaaaaaagaaaagaaaacatggctAATGAGTTGTCAAAGGTGAAAGTCAAAGGAATGCAGCAGGATTAGGAGTGAGAAGTGAAAGGGTACAAGGTGTTCTGGGTTGCAAGGTAGGGGTGCACATGGAGTAACAGGCAAAAACTAGGTGGGTGGGGTTACATGGCTGGCAAGGCAGGGAAGTAGATGGAAAGGAGGCACAGTAAAGGAAGGGGAGTGGCAAGGTTGCATTCAGGGAGGGCGTGATATTGTAAAATATGTATGTCGACATTGATCCTCACATGTGAGCTTGCCACTTCTTTCCTTGACAAATGAGAGAATTCTTTCCTTGACAAACAAAAGAGAATAGgtgtttaattttgtcttttcttggcTACACAACTACTTAAATGACTTCAGTATAAAAATAAGTGCTAAAAATTTTGTgtggttatgaaaaaaaatgtcaagctGTGAAAGGACAAAGAAGACAGTGAGCCCCACCAAGACAGTGAACCCCAGTGCCCAAGACAGGATGCCACGTACCAATCAGCTTGACTAGCTCCTGAACAAAGTCCTTGCTGCAGGCATGGACGTGGAACCTCTTGCCACAGTTCTTTACACAAGCCTCTAACACCTgtaggaggagggacagggaagAAGAAGCTGTTTACTGAAGCTGGCTACTTTTGCTGTCACTCCGGCAAACCACAAGTTCCATAATGGTTTATTGGCAGATTTGCATTCACACCAATATTTAGGCAAAGTTGCTGTTTTACGAAAATACTCCTGCAAAAAGCAAAGCTGTCCACAAACTTACCCTTGATTTCTGTGGTAAAATTGGTCAAATATTTAATCATTATAACATTTAAAACACTTTGCTATGAATATATATCTTATGCATTTCATTCAATACAAACTTGAATTTCCAATATTCATAAAGACGGTACACTCCCGACAACCTGGCATGAGTACGTACAGTGAGGGTGTACATAACCACAGTGTAGTTCTTGGGCTGTGTTGTGAGCCTCTTCCTGATGGCCTTGATGGCATCACGTGGGCCATCCTCAGACTCATTCACCAGGTCACACACTTCTAGATTCAGTCCCCAGTCCTCAGAGGGAAGGGTCTCAGCTGTGGCCTGCTCTGAGGGCAAAGAGAGGGCAATCAATATCATAATTTCTTTCCAATGGAGTAATGAAGGGAATAGAACGTACAGGGGATGTGTTAAGAGACACAGAATCCCATCCTATTTTGGTGAGGCACAAACTTGTTACAAGACTAAGGTCAGTAGGGTGCTTCGTTTTGtcgaaagaaaacaagatactAGGAAACATTTGGAGTGAGAAGATGGGAAAAACCAACAAAAAGAAGTAACAAACCAGTAAAACCAGTCACCATTTGTTGGAGAGGAGCAAGAACAGAACAAACTTTTTGGTAGATGATGTGAGAAATTTGTACCTGTTTCTGAGATGGACAGATAAACATGTTCCTAttcttataataaaaaaaataacaccaccTAGTCTTTTGATCAATAAAAATGCCACACACTGCAAACATTCATTccatcaaccaccaccaacacacaaaaaactggTCTGATTTTAAACACACAGATGTCACACTCAGTCCTTAAATCTGCCACCTCTCCCCAGCAACCAGACACCCAAAAAACCCACCTATTTTCTGGGATACAACTGTAGGAGCCATTATAGTATTTgttgtgatggtagtagtagtagtagtagtagtagtagtagtagtagtagtagtagtagtagtagtagtagtagtagtagtagtagtagtagtagtatagtagtagcagcagcagcagcagcagtagataAAACTGTAGGTGATTCTCTTACACACTGCTGAGTCAGACTGGCACTTAtcacccagtgtgtgtgtgtgtgtgtgtgtgtgtgtgtgtgtgtgtgtgtgtgtgtgtgtgtgtgtgtgtgtgtgtgtgtgtgtgtgtgtgtgtgtgtgtgtgtgtgtgtgtgtgtgtgtgtgtgtgtccttcaagTGTGTAAAAATGTTCTGCTCCAC is a window from the Scylla paramamosain isolate STU-SP2022 chromosome 26, ASM3559412v1, whole genome shotgun sequence genome containing:
- the LOC135113689 gene encoding TOM1-like protein 2 isoform X1; protein product: MAPTVVSQKIEQATAETLPSEDWGLNLEVCDLVNESEDGPRDAIKAIRKRLTTQPKNYTVVMYTLTVLEACVKNCGKRFHVHACSKDFVQELVKLIGPKNEPPPSVQEKVLSLIQAWADAFRHQPELSGVSQVYAELKHKGVEFPATNLDTMAPIITPQRTSGAPEPRTITRPPTSGTGGGMMATSPRRQAPHHPAPPAPTSPAAPTTLTAEQRAKLHSELDVVESNAKVLAEMLTELSPGKEHQEDLQLLQELHATCRAMQQRVVELVGRVSDDLLTADLLRINDNLNNLFIRYDRYMSKVKSAGSPSKTPPQTQPAVPPPQQQTPEVSLIDLADEAPSAQLASLSITPAVGASPQKVKKNEDADFDMFAQSRTATYENTKTSSSTYQDNTEADTTPSSLGRVAQVRHNPQQKDSDFEEMEAWLNEQPVPAPREETISSSEFDRFLEERAAAADSLPTITAATGSSGPRQRTLARDDKDTNQMFAL
- the LOC135113689 gene encoding TOM1-like protein 2 isoform X5, with product MSEWNGKASGDLGDEGGAMASRNQLTSWRRAMTQQGSKMSFFGGNVFATPVGQKIEQATAETLPSEDWGLNLEVCDLVNESEDGPRDAIKAIRKRLTTQPKNYTVVMYTLTVLEACVKNCGKRFHVHACSKDFVQELVKLIGPKNEPPPSVQEKVLSLIQAWADAFRHQPELSGVSQVYAELKHKGVEFPATNLDTMAPIITPQRTSGAPEPRTITRPPTSGTGGGMMATSPRRQAPHHPAPPAPTSPAAPTTLTAEQRAKLHSELDVVESNAKVLAEMLTELSPGKEHQEDLQLLQELHATCRAMQQRVVELVGRVSDDLLTADLLRINDNLNNLFIRYDRYMSKVKSAGSPSKTPPQTQPAVPPPQQQTPEVSLIDLADEAPSAQLASLSITPAVGASPQKVKKNEDADFDMFAQSRTATYENTKTSSSTYQDNTEADTTPSSLGRVAQVRHNPQQKDSDFEEMEAWLNEQPVPAPREETISSSEFDRFLEERAAAADSLPTITAATGSSGPRQRTLARDDKDTNQMFAL
- the LOC135113689 gene encoding TOM1-like protein 2 isoform X9; its protein translation is MASRNQLTSWRRAMTQQGSKMSFFGGNVFATPVGQKIEQATAETLPSEDWGLNLEVCDLVNESEDGPRDAIKAIRKRLTTQPKNYTVVMYTLTVLEACVKNCGKRFHVHACSKDFVQELVKLIGPKNEPPPSVQEKVLSLIQAWADAFRHQPELSGVSQVYAELKHKGVEFPATNLDTMAPIITPQRTSGAPEPRTITRPPTSGTGGGMMATSPRRQAPHHPAPPAPTSPAAPTTLTAEQRAKLHSELDVVESNAKVLAEMLTELSPGKEHQEDLQLLQELHATCRAMQQRVVELVGRVSDDLLTADLLRINDNLNNLFIRYDRYMSKVKSAGSPSKTPPQTQPAVPPPQQQTPEVSLIDLADEAPSAQLASLSITPAVGASPQKVKKNEDADFDMFAQSRTATYENTKTSSSTYQDNTEADTTPSSLGRVAQVRHNPQQKDSDFEEMEAWLNEQPVPAPREETISSSEFDRFLEERAAAADSLPTITAATGSSGPRQRTLARDDKDTNQMFAL
- the LOC135113689 gene encoding TOM1-like protein 2 isoform X2; this translates as MAPTVVSQKIEQATAETLPSEDWGLNLEVCDLVNESEDGPRDAIKAIRKRLTTQPKNYTVVMYTLTVLEACVKNCGKRFHVHACSKDFVQELVKLIGPKNEPPPSVQEKVLSLIQAWADAFRHQPELSGVSQVYAELKHKGVEFPATNLDTMAPIITPQRTSGAPEPRTITRPPTSGTGGGMMATSPRRQAPHHPAPPAPTSPAAPTTLTAEQRAKLHSELDVVESNAKVLAEMLTELSPGKEHQEDLQLLQELHATCRAMQQRVVELVGRVSDDLLTADLLRINDNLNNLFIRYDRYMSKVKSAGSPSKTPPQTQPAVPPPQQQTPEVSLIDLADEAPSAQLASLSITPAVGASPQKVKKNEDADFDMFAQSRTATYENTKTSSTYQDNTEADTTPSSLGRVAQVRHNPQQKDSDFEEMEAWLNEQPVPAPREETISSSEFDRFLEERAAAADSLPTITAATGSSGPRQRTLARDDKDTNQMFAL
- the LOC135113689 gene encoding TOM1-like protein 2 isoform X6; its protein translation is MSEWNGKASGDLGDEGGAMASRNQLTSWRRAMTQQGSKMSFFGGNVFATPVGQKIEQATAETLPSEDWGLNLEVCDLVNESEDGPRDAIKAIRKRLTTQPKNYTVVMYTLTVLEACVKNCGKRFHVHACSKDFVQELVKLIGPKNEPPPSVQEKVLSLIQAWADAFRHQPELSGVSQVYAELKHKGVEFPATNLDTMAPIITPQRTSGAPEPRTITRPPTSGTGGGMMATSPRRQAPHHPAPPAPTSPAAPTTLTAEQRAKLHSELDVVESNAKVLAEMLTELSPGKEHQEDLQLLQELHATCRAMQQRVVELVGRVSDDLLTADLLRINDNLNNLFIRYDRYMSKVKSAGSPSKTPPQTQPAVPPPQQQTPEVSLIDLADEAPSAQLASLSITPAVGASPQKVKKNEDADFDMFAQSRTATYENTKTSSTYQDNTEADTTPSSLGRVAQVRHNPQQKDSDFEEMEAWLNEQPVPAPREETISSSEFDRFLEERAAAADSLPTITAATGSSGPRQRTLARDDKDTNQMFAL
- the LOC135113689 gene encoding TOM1-like protein 2 isoform X7; its protein translation is MVGGAMASRNQLTSWRRAMTQQGSKMSFFGGNVFATPVGQKIEQATAETLPSEDWGLNLEVCDLVNESEDGPRDAIKAIRKRLTTQPKNYTVVMYTLTVLEACVKNCGKRFHVHACSKDFVQELVKLIGPKNEPPPSVQEKVLSLIQAWADAFRHQPELSGVSQVYAELKHKGVEFPATNLDTMAPIITPQRTSGAPEPRTITRPPTSGTGGGMMATSPRRQAPHHPAPPAPTSPAAPTTLTAEQRAKLHSELDVVESNAKVLAEMLTELSPGKEHQEDLQLLQELHATCRAMQQRVVELVGRVSDDLLTADLLRINDNLNNLFIRYDRYMSKVKSAGSPSKTPPQTQPAVPPPQQQTPEVSLIDLADEAPSAQLASLSITPAVGASPQKVKKNEDADFDMFAQSRTATYENTKTSSSTYQDNTEADTTPSSLGRVAQVRHNPQQKDSDFEEMEAWLNEQPVPAPREETISSSEFDRFLEERAAAADSLPTITAATGSSGPRQRTLARDDKDTNQMFAL
- the LOC135113689 gene encoding TOM1-like protein 2 isoform X3; translation: MAPTVVSQKIEQATAETLPSEDWGLNLEVCDLVNESEDGPRDAIKAIRKRLTTQPKNYTVVMYTLTVLEACVKNCGKRFHVHACSKDFVQELVKLIGPKNEPPPSVQEKVLSLIQAWADAFRHQPELSGVSQVYAELKHKGVEFPATNLDTMAPIITPQRTSGAPEPRTITRPPTSGTGGGMMATSPRRQAPHHPAPPAPTSPAAPTTLTAEQRAKLHSELDVVESNAKVLAEMLTELSPGKEHQEDLQLLQELHATCRAMQQRVVELVGRVSDDLLTADLLRINDNLNNLFIRYDRYMSKVKSAGSPSKTPPQTQPAVPPPQQQTPEVSLIDLADEAPSAQLASLSITPAVGASPQKVKKNEDADFDMFAQSRTATYENTKTSSSTYQDNTEADTTPSSLGRVAQVRHNPPVPAPREETISSSEFDRFLEERAAAADSLPTITAATGSSGPRQRTLARDDKDTNQMFAL